The DNA region CTCGTCGGGGGACAGGACGGGGGTGGCCGACAGTTCCGCTGTGCTCGGGGCCGGTGCGCGCCCGGGCTTGCCGAACAGTTCCGGGCGGCGCTTGCGCATGTAGGACAGGTACGGTTCGAGCCGGTCGCACACGATGATCACCGCGACCAGCGGATCCGGGTGGGCCGCAGGCGGTTCCACCGACCCCAGGAATTCCAGCGCCGCGGCGTAGGTCGCGCCGCTGGTGGGCCCGGCCAGCACCCCGTGCCCGGTGGCCAGGGCCAGGGTGGCGTCGACCGCGCGCCCGGCCTCGACGGTCATGATGCGGTCGTAGAACTCGGGCTGGAACAACCCCACATCCCACATCTCGGTCTCCGAGCGGATCCCGGGAATGAAATCCCCGCGCTCGGAGACCACCGCGACGGTCTTCAACTCCGGATTGTGTTTGCGCAGAAACGTCGCCGTGCCCCGGGTCGAGCCGGTGGTGCCCAGCCCGCCGACCAGATAGTCGACGCGGGTGATGCCGTCGCGCGCCAGATCCTCGTGAATCTCGCGCCCGGTCCCGTGATGGTGGGCCTCGATGTTCTTCTCGCTGGTGTACTGCGAGGGGTGATACCAGGCTCCCGGAGCCCGGGCCATGGTCGATTCGATGACGGTGTAGACATCGTTGGGCGCCGTCGGATCCGGGCATTCCGACAAACCCGGCAATTCTTCGATGTCGGTGCCCAACAGCTGCAACAGCTCTCGCACTTCGGCGACCTTGATCCGATTGGTCACCGCCCGCAAGCCGATCCCGTGCAGCGCGGCCAGCACGCGCAGCGCCTTGGCGGTATTACCGCTCGACGCCTCGATCAACGTCTGCTTCCCGGCGATGATTGCGTCGAGGTCGTCGCGGATCATGCCCCACGCCACCCGATCCTTCACCGACCCGAACGGGTTGTAGAACTCGAGTTTCGCGTAGAGCTCGACGTGGGTGAGCCCGTGCACGGCCGGATCCAGCCGCAGCAGTGGGGTATTGCCGATCAGTTCGGTGATGTGGTCGTAGCGCATTCAGTGCACCTCGTGCCAGTCGAGGTCGCGGCACACCAGGAAGACTCCGGACTCGCGCGCCACCGCCAGTTTCGGCGGCACCGGATGCATCGAGGCGCGCGCGGCCGACAGATCCATGTGATAGGCGGCGGTATTGGGAAACACCACGAAATCACCCGATTGTGGATACCGCTCTAGCCACACTTTGTGGTTGGTGATCAGATCGCGCTCCAGGCACAGCCGCCCGGCCAGAAACACCCCCACCGCACCGGAATTCGGGCGCGCGCGAGCGGGATCGCGCCCGTCGGGACGGGTTTCGGCGGGGATCAGGATCGGGTCCACCATCACCTCCTGATCGGCCGGGGTGACGGTGTCGCGACTGAGATCGAGGTTCACCAGGGTCGAGCCGTCGGCGGTGCGCTTGACGAACTCCACCCGCGCCACGGTGATTCCGGCGTGGTCGACCAGCGCTTTGCCCGGCTCCAGCCAGACATCGAGGAGGTTCTCCCCAGCCACCTGTGCAAAACTGCGGCCGCCTTGGGATTCCAGGCCCGTATCCAGGAGATCTGCGAGCATCCGCGGGGCATCCACAATGTTGGCGTATTTGTGAAAAACTGGTGTCCCGTGCACCGCGCCGTCCTCGACGTGGAACCCGAAAGTGTTGGTGCCCCACGCCATCTGCTCTCCGTGACCGGCCAGCGATTCACGCAGCGCGTGCACATACGCATCGAATGCACCGGCGTCGGCGGTGAACACCTGCCGGAATCCGCCACCGATATCGAGCACCGACGGGGTCAGTCCGCGCCCGTACGCGCGCTCGGTCAACTCCAGGCAACTCTCCACCGCCCGTACCCTTTCGGCCGGTTCGCCCGAATCGAGGTGAAAAGCGAACCCGCGGAACTCGATCCGGTCGCGCTGCTCCACCAGTACTGCGAGAACCTGGTCGATCTCGGCCAAGGGCACACCGAACCGGCTCACCGGCGTCCCCATGAATCCACACATTCGCACCAATACGGGCACCGGTGTGTCCGCCAGTGCGGCAACACGTTCCAGCTCCCACAGATTGTCGACATTGATCGTCACCCCGCTGCCCACCAGCGCCCGCAACAACCCCTCACCCTTGGGTCCGGTCACCTCGATGTGTTCGGGCTCGAACCCCGCCTTCAACGCCGCGGCCAGCTCCGCCTCCGAGGCCACATCGATCCCGATCCCCGCCGCCCGCGCCGCGGCCACGAACGCGCGCGACTGATTCACCTTGTGCGCGTAGCAGATCCGGAACCCGCCCACCCGCGCCGCCAACTCGGCCCGCAGCCGCTCCAGATTCTCGGCGAACACCTGCGGAAACACCAGATGCGCCGGCGACCCGAACTCGGCGACCGCGTCGGCCACCGCGCCCGGCGTGGCCAGGAACTCCGACACCAGCGCATGCATCTTCGCCGGCAGTCCCGGCGCCGCAGCAGCGGTCATACCGCGGTTTCGGTGGTCGCGGGCGCGGGCGTGATCAGGGTCGGGTTGTAGCCGCTGTCGCGTAACGCCTCGAACGCCCGATGCCGATTGCGGGGGCTGCGGAACTCCGCGACCACCCGCTTGCTGACCAGATCGATGTCGCCCACCCCGATGCCCATCGCGTCGAGCACCCCGCCGATGGTGCGCACGCAATGCTTGCACGTCATGTCCGGGACATAGAACACGTGATCCTCGGGCGCCAGTTCACCGTTCTCCGACCCGGTTTCGGCTGCCACCTCCACGGCTGTGATCTGGTCGGCGATCCGCACGAACAGATCGGTGAACCGGTCGATCACCAGCGGCAGAATGCTGTAGTGCGCACCGTCGAGCTGATGCGGCATGGCGGCCAGGCACGCCGGGCGGGTGCCCGGCGGCAGCAGCGCGTACTGGCGCGAGATCAGATCCAGCTCGTCGTGATACTTGGCGATCGCCTCTGCCACACTCAACCCCTCGACATTGGTGGCGCGGCGCATGACGCGGTGGGCGTCCTCGATGGTCATGTCCTTCATGGCGCGCAGCGTCGCCACCGTCTCCGCCGAATACCGCACGGTCCCATCGGGTTGGGTGGTGAGGGTGACCGCGATCATGCCGCGCCGATAGCTCGACGCCTGCAACTCCCAGAACCAGCGCGTCGCCACCGCCGAATAGATCCCCGAATCGCGCATGCCGACCGCGAATTCGGCCGGGCTGCGATACGGCGTCCACCGGGCCAGCAGCGCGTGCTGGGCCAGCGCCCGTCCCGCCGCCTCGATACCGACCCGGAAGATCTCGTGCGGCTCGTGATCGGTGGTGGTGCCCTCGAGCACCGCCTGCTCACGCGGGCCCAGCGTCGACATCCGCTGCGCCAGCGCGGTGTCGGCGTCGAGGGCGTGCCACAGCGAAAGCACCGTCTCGCGCATGGCGATGGGCACGATCGCGCCCAGCCCGCCGCTTCGCACATGCCCGGTGTTGGGGATGCCGTCACTGTCGGTCCAGGCGATGCGATGGGTCGCGCTGGTCACCTGATCGGCACGGCAGGGACGCATGAACCGCTCCAGATACAGCCGCTGCGACAGCGTCAGATGCGAGCCCGGCTCCGAACTCAAGGCCGTGCACGTGTATTCGACCCGCCGCCCCGGCGGCGGCACGGGGGCCGCGCCCAGCCCGGGCCGGGCCAGCCCGGCCAGTACCCGGGAGGCGGCGCGGCGGTCGTAGCGGGGTTCGGGGCCTGTCCTGGTCACGAGACCTCCTCGGCAATCGTGGCGACACACTCGGTGAACCGGTCGATCTCCTCGGAGGTGGTGTAGACGTGGGTGCTCACACGCACCGAATCCTCGTCGGCCGGTGTTCGGTTCGCGGGTACGCAGTGGGCGCCGGTGCGCACCAGGAACCCCAGCTCGCTGAGCACGAAACCCAGATCGGTGGCGCTGATCCCGGCCACGGTGAAAGACACGATCCCGTACCCGGTTTCGCACGGCGCATAGGCCGGGCCGGGGGTGAACTCCACACCGCGGATCGGGCGCAGACCCGCGATCAGCGCCTGCGTCAAGCCCCGATTGTGGGCGGCGATGGCGTCGAGCCCGAGCTCGTCGAGCACCTCGAGGGCCGCGCCGAGGGCGAGAATGCCGGGCAGGTTGTGGGTGCCGCCCTCGAGCAGCTGCGGCATCGCCCCGGCCACCAGTCCCGAATCCTCCAGTGACACCCCCGAATTGCCGCCCGGCAGAAACGGTGTCAGTTCACTGTGGCGGCGGCGGTGGCAATACAACACGCCCGTCCCCGGCGCCCCGAACATCTTGTGCGCGGCGAACACCGCGAAATCCGCGCCCAGCTCCCGCACCCGCACCGGCAGATGCCCACCGGACTGGCTGCAGTCGAAACACAGCGCGATCGCCGGATCGATGCGCCCGCGCAGCTCTTCCAACGTGGTCAGCCCGCCGAACACATGATGCAGATGCGACACCGCGATCAACCGGGTACGCGGTGAGATCCGCGCCGCCACATCCTCGAGGTCGGCCTCACCCAGCGCGGTGACCCGATAGGGCACCAGCTCGATGCGGCGCCCGAAGCGCGCCAGCAGCCCGCGCAGATGCTGCCACGGATACACGTTCGAGGCGTGATCGCGTGGACTGTAGAGGATCTCGTCGCCCTCGCGCAGATTCGCCAGCCCCCAGGACAGCGCCACCGCGTTCAGCCCGGCCGTGGCCCCGCCGGTGAACACCACCTCATCCGGTGCGGCCCCGATGAATTCGGCCATCGCCGCGCGCACCGACTCCACACGACGGGTCTGTTCCCCGGCCCACGGATAGGTGCCGCGCCCGGCGTTGGCGGTGCGCTCGCTGTGATAGCGGTGCACCGCATCGATCACCAGGCGCGGTTTCTGTGTGGTGGAAGCGGAATCGAGGTAGACCTCGGCGGTGTCGGCCAGGGCGGGGAACAGCGCGCGCACGGGTGGGCGCGCCGGTTCCCGGGCGGCGGGCGGCGTAGCGGTCGCGGGTGCCGAGGCGCGCACCATTGCCCTCCCTCCCAGGAGTGAGCGCTGGACGTCACCAACGATACGCACATTTGCCGAGTGGCTGGAAGGTTCTGGCGGGCAACCGGTTTCGCTACCACGTCCGGGGAACGCTCAGCGTTCGGGACCACCTGGATTGCACAGCGCCGACACCGTCGCGTCGTAACCGACCGCGGGCCGCCACGGTTCGATATTCCAGCTGGTCTTGTCCGGCGCCACCGCGCGCGCCCACTCCCAGTGACAACGGAACTGGTCGTACATGCCGGGGGTGTCGGCGTCGGGGGCCAGCGTCAGCACTTCCCGCCACGCGCGATCCCCGGCCGCCGGGAACTTGTCGGCCCGCCCGGCCGGGGTCGGATAGATCCGCAACCGGCGCCCGTCGATCTCGTCGGTCCACTCGGTGCGGTCGATGAGCGGTTGATCGGCCAGTGGATCCACCGCCGGGTGGGCCGGTGTCGCGATCGCCGCCGCACTCGAGGTCGGTGCAGCGTTCGCAGGCGCGGGTGCCACCGTCGCCGAGACCGGTCCCAGCGAACTCACCACCACCGGTGGCGAATCCTCGGCCGCACCACAACCGGTCAGTACCAGTGCCAGCGCGAACGCGGGCGGGCCACCCGCGAGTTTCCAGCGCCGCCGCATGGGCACACGCCCCTTTCATCCGATCCGTCCTGACCGGATCCGACGCTACCAGCGGGTATCCCGCACACTCGGGACGTGCGGGGCCGACCGGGGCTTCGATGCTCCGGTTTGCCCGCGCTGGTGCATTGGCCCAGACAGCCCCTACGATGTCACGCGCGGGGCGGTTCGTGAAAGAGGGAACCGTCCGGCACCCTTGGTACCGGATGGTTGCTGACTGGCAGGGGAGAGATGAACGCCGCGAACGTGAAACTGCTTGTGTGGGAGTGCGACAACACCCTGTGGGACGGGGTGGTGTGCGACTCGACCGCCGGAGCGCTGCGCGCCGAAGCCGCGCGCTCGCTGCGCATCCTCAACGAGCGTGGCGTCATGCACGCGATCGCCTCGCGCGGTGAATGGGCCTGGACGGTCGAGCAGCTGCGCCGCCACGGGGTGGCCGAGCGTTTCGCCGCCGTCGAGGTCGGCTGGGGCCGCAAGTCCGCCGCCATCAACCGCATCGCCGAAACCCTGGGCGTGGGCCTGGCCCAGGTCGGCTACATCGACGCCGAACCGCTCGAACGCAGCGAAGTCGCGCACGCGCTGCCCCAGGTCCGCTGCTACGCCGCCCGCCACGTGGATGTGCTTGCCGCGCTCCAGGAATTCCGCGCCCCCATCGGCGACGTCCCGCCCCCGACTTCCCCGATGGGCATCTCCCACATCCACGCGCACTGACGGCCCCGTCCCCGTCGCCGGACCCGGCGTGCCTCGCTGTCGGCTCCTACGCCCGTTGGCGGGCCGAGCTCGAGGAGTTGTCGGCAGGCAGGGCCACGCGGCATCCGAGGCATAGGCGAAGGGCCCCGGTCGTGATCGACCGGGGCCCTTCGCTGTTCACACCGTGTCAGGCAGGGGTGGATTCGGATTTGCCGCCGCGGATCTCGACGATCGGGAGCACCAGCGCCGCCGGAGCGGACGCCGGGACCATCGGCTGCACAGGCGCAACGGGTGCAATTCGGGTGTAGCCGGCGCTCTGATCCGGGCGAGTGTCGGCCTGGCCCTTGTTGGGCCACATCGCCGCAGCCCGTTCGGCCTGCGCGGTGATGGTCAGCGACGGGTTCACACCCAGGTTCGCCGAGACCGCCGCGCCGTCGACCACCGACATGGTCGGGTAGCCGTAGACGCGGTGGTAGGCGTCGATGACACCGTGCTCGGCGTCCGCGCCGATCGCCGCGCCACCCAGGAAGTGGGCGGTCAGCGGAATGTTGAAGACCTCGCCCCAGGTGCCGCCCGCGACACCGCCGATGGTGTCGGCGACCTTGCGGGTGACCTCGTTGCCGGCGGGGATCCAGGTCGGATTCGGTTCGCCGTGGCCCTGTTTGGAGGTGAGCTTGCGCCCGAACAGCCCGCGCTTGGTGTAGGTGGTGATGGAGTTGTCCAGATGCTGCATCACCAGCGAGATGATGGTGCGCTCACTCCAGTTCTTCACCGACATGAACTGCAACAGCATCAAAGGATGCCGCAGCACGATGCCCAGGAAGCGTAGCCAGCGCGGGATGCTGCCGCCGCCGTCGACCATGAGCGTCTGCAGCAGACCCATCGAATTGGAGCCCTTGCCGTAGCGGACCGGTTCGATGTGGGTGTCGGGGGTCGGGTGGATGGAGGAGGTGATGGCCACGCCGCGGGTGTAATCGACATCGGGGTTCACCTTGCGGGTGGCCGCGCCGAGGATCGATTCGGAGTTGGTGCGGGTCAGCAGGCCCAGCCGCGACGACAGCTGCGGCAGCACGCCCTTGTCGCGCATGGCGAACAGCAGCTGCTGGGTGCCGCGCGTTCCGGCGGCCAGCACCACGTGCTTGGCGGTGTAGGTCTTGGGCTGCTTGCGGAACCACGCGCCGGTGCGTTCGGTCTCCACGTCCCAGGTGCCGTCGGGCAGCGGGCGCACGGTGGTGACCGTGGTCATCGGGAACACCTGCGCGCCACCCTTTTCCGCCAGGTACAGGTAGTTCTTGACCAGGGTGTTCTTGGCGTTGTGGCGGCAGCCGGTCATGCACTCGCCACATTCGATGCAGCCGGTGCGCTCGGGGCCCGCGCCACCGAAGTACGGGTCGGGCACGGTCTTGCCCGCCTCGCCGAAGAACACCCCGACCGGGGTCTGCACGAAGGTGTCGCCCACGCCCATGTCCTCGGCGACCTGCTTGAACACCTCGTCGGCGGGGGTCATGTGCGGGTTGGTGACCACGCCGAGCATCTTGCGGGCCTGCTCGTAGTAAGGCATCAGCTCGTCGTGCCAATCGGTGATCTCGCGCCACTGCGGGTCGGCGAAGAACGGGGCCGGGGGCACGTAGAGGGTGTTGGCGTAGTTGAGCGAGCCGCCACCCACGCCCGCGCCGGCCAGGATCAGCACATCGCGCAGCGGGTGGATGCGCTGAATGCCGAAGCAGCCCAGCTTCGGGGCCCACAGGAACTTGCGCAGGTCCCAGCTGGTGTCGGGGAGCTGGTCGTCGGTGAAGCGCTGACCGGCCTCGAGCACGCCGACGGTATAGCCCTTCTCGGTCAGGCGCAGTGCGCTCACACTGCCGCCGAATCCGGACCCGACGATGAGCACGTCGAAGTCGGTGTCGCGTTGGGTCATGAGGACTCCCTTGTCGTCGTCGACAGTGTGGCGGCGGTTACGCTAATGCGGACAGTTGTGACTGTCAACGTCGGACCGGGTTGCGGTATCTATGCTGTTCGCGTGGACCGATACAGCCGCCTGCAACTCGCCGAACTCAGTGGGGTGGCCGCCCGCACCATCCGCTACTACCACTCGGTCGGCGTGCTGCCCAAACCCGGCCGCGCCGGCAAGGAAGCGGTCTACGGTCGCGACCACCTCGAACGGCTGCGCGCCATCACCACCATGCAGGCGCGCGGGCTGCGCCTGGACGCGATCCGGGAGGTGTTCGAGGCCGAGGTCCCCGGCGACGGGGACTGGCGTGAGGTCTTCGATCCGCGCTACGGCGGCGACACCGGAACCGGCGCTCTGCTCGACGACGACGCCCTGACCGAGTTGCTCGGTGATCGCCGCCCCGAGATCCTCGACGACCTGCAGGCCGCGGGCTACCTCGAAGGCGTCGGCGCGGGCTGGCGGGTGCCCGAACCGGCCATGCTCTCCGGTGCGCTCGTGCTCTACGACGTCGGATTCGACATCGCGCTCTCGGGGGTGCTGCGCAAGCTGATTCGCACCCACATCGCGACCCTGGCCGACGAGATGGTGCGCGCGGTGCGCGGGGCGTCGAGCGCGCAGTACGACGGGGAGGGCGTGGAGGTCGACCTGGACCGATTCCGCGACCGCTTCCGGGCCGCGGCCCGCGAGGTCGGTGGAGCCACCCTGGTCGAGGAGATCGAACGGGTGGTGCGCGAGCACTGAGCCGCGCCGCGCCCGTATCAGGGCGCGGGGACCGCGGTGGGGACGGTGACGGGGGACTCGCAGCTGGCGGGCGGATCCACCAGGTGGCAATCGGAGGGGAAGCGCACCGGCTCGTAGCCGGCGGGTACGCCGCCGGCGGTGATGATCTGGCGGTAGGTGCCCACCGCGTCGGTGGGCTTGCGGGTCAGCGACGGATCGGTCTGCACGTCGACGGTGTAGAGCCCGAAACGCGGTGCGAACGAACCCCACTCGTAGTTGTCGGTCAGGCTCCAGTAGTTGTAGCCGATCAGGTTCATGCCGTCGGCCTTGGCGCGCTGCAACCAGTACACGGTGTCGCGCAGATGATCGGAGCGGGTGTAACCGTCGGCGCGGGGCGCCCCGTTGTCGGTCGGCATGCCGTTCTCCACCACCCACAGCGGCTTGCCGGGGAACATGCGCGAATAGTGTTGCAGCGCATAGTAGATGCCCTCGGGCCGGATCGGCAGGTCCCACATGCCCGCCGGCGGGGCGACCGAGCCGTCGGGCAGGTTGACCGCGTGGGACTTGGGCGGCTCGTAGCCGAAGTAGTAGTCCACCCCGATGAAGTCGAGCTTGTCACCGATGCGCTCCATGAGCGGCCCGTTGACCTGTGCCTCCGCGCCCGCCACGTAGCCGACATTGCTGGTGACCAGCGCCTTGGGCTGCACCTGGTGGATGTAGTCGTAGATCTCGTTGTGCACCTGGGCGACCCGGTCGAGCATCTGATCGGCGTCGGTGTCGTTCTGGCGCACCTCGTGCATGATGTAGGCGACCGGCTCGTTGACCGTCACCCAGACCGGATTGCGCGAGGTGTAGCGGTCGACCACCTTGCGGGCATTCGCCAGCCAGTCGGCCACCATGTGCTCGTCGCGCCAGCCGCCGCGATCGGCCGCCCAGCCCGGGTACACCCAATGGTCCAGCGTCAGCATGGGTTCCATGCCGTTGGCCACGATGTCGTCGATGACGCTGTCGTAGAAGGCGAACCCCGCCTCGTCCCACACCCCGGGTTCGGGCTGCAGCCGCGCCCATTCGATGCCGATGCGGAACACCTTCGAACCCAGACTGGCGGCCAGCGCGATGTCGGACTGGTAGCGCGAGCGGAAGTCGATGGAGTTGCGGTAGCGGTCCCAGTCGGGGTTGGCGTCGATGTAGTGCGTCCAGTTGCTGTCGGGCGCGTGGCCTTCGGACTGGAAGCCCGAGGCTGCCACACCCCACAGGAAGTCCGGGCCCAGGCCGCCGTGCGTGCCCTGGGGCGAGGGCAGGGCGGGGGTGGCGTGGGCGGCCGAGGCCACCGGCAACAGCGTCGCGGCGGCGGCGAGCCCGGCGAGGACTAGTCGGTGCAAGCGACGGCGCATCGGGGCTCCTTCTCCGGGACGCCTGGTCGGAATGTCCCTTTCGGAGCGTAGCTGTCAATTAACTGAATTCCGGGGCAGCCGGGCGCGTGTCGCGCAGTGGGCCCGATCTCCCCGCCCGCCCGTCAACGCCCGGATTTCCGGTCCGGAAAACCCGCGCGCGACGCTGACCTGCGCCGATATCCACTCATGCGGATCCGGACAGATCGGGCATGGTCCACGGAGGCCTACCGTTCGAGACGTACCGGCCTGTGGCCCAAGCTGTTCCAGGAGGGGGAGTCACAGTCCGGTGCGGGCTGCCGGAAAGTTCCTAGCCCGGCAGCGTGACCGGGTCGGCACAGCTGTCGAGGGCGTCGACCAGCGAGCAGCTCGCCGGCGGGCGGGTCGGCAGGTATCCGCCGGGCACACCGGCGTCGTGGGTGATCGCGCGGTAGGCGTCCACGGCGTCGGTGGGCTTGCGGGTCAGCGACGGATCGGTCTGTACGTCCACGGTGTAGAGCCCGAAACGCGGTGTGTAGGAACCCCACTCGTAGTTGTCGGTGAGACTCCAGTAGTTGTAGCCGATCACGCCGATGCCGTCGGCCTTGGCGCGCTGCAGCCAGTAGATGGTGTCGCGCAGGTCGTCGGCTCGGGTATAGCCGTCGGCGCGGGGTGCGCCGTTCTCGGTCGGCATTCCGTTCTCCACGATGTAGAGCGGTTTGCCCGGGAACAGCCGCGCGAAGTGGCGCAGCGCGTAGTAGAGGCCGTCGGCCTGCAGCGGCAGCTTCCACAACTGGGAGGCGGCGAACGCGCTGTACTGCGCGGCGGTGTCGGGGGACAAGCCGTAGTAGTAGTCGATGCCCACGAAATCCAGCTTGGCGGCGATGGCGTCGAGCATGCCGCCATCGACCAGCGGATCGGCGGCCGGCACATAGGCGAGATTGCTGGTCACCATCGCGGCGGGCTGCCGCGCGTGGATGTGGTCGTAGATGCTGTTGTGCGCCTGGGCCAGTCGCGCCTGCATGGTCAGCGCCTCGGTCGCGGGCAGCCCGCCGTTGCGGACCTCGTTCATGATGTAGGCGAAGGGCTCGTTGATCGTCACCCACACCGGATCCGCGCCCGCGTAGCGGTCCACCACCGCGCGCATGTTCGCCAGCCAGTCCTCGACCATGTCCGGATTGCCCCAGCCGCCGCGGTCGGCTTCCCAGCCCGGGTACACCCAGTGATCCAGGGTGATCATGGGCCGCATGCCTGCCGACCGGACCGCCGCGATCACCTTGTCGTAGAACGCGAATCCCGCCTCGTCCCACACTCCCGGCTGCGGCTGCACTCGCGCCCACTCCACGCTGATCCGGTAGGTGTCGACCCCCAAGCCCTTGGCGAGCGCGATGTCGGAGGAGTAGCGGTCGTAGAAGTCGACGCTGTCGCCGTAGGGGTCGTAGTCGGGGTGGGTGGCGGCGTAGCGTCGCCAATTACTATCGGGCGCATGGCCTTCGGACTGGAAGCCGGAGGCGGCCACACCCCAGTGGAAGTCCGCGCCCAGGGCCGGAAGGAGTTGCGGAGCGGGTCGTGCGGTGGCCGGGGCGGTGCTCGCCAGCAGTGCGGTCACCGCGACCGCCAGGGCGGCGGCGTGGCGTCGGGTGTGCGCTCGCATGACACTCCTCGTCCGGTGAACCATGAATTGAGCAGCCGAGCAGCATTATTGCGCGACTCGGGCCCGCACCACCCAGGGTTCGACCGAATAGTCCCGCTCGGGCGCGGCGTCGAGATAACGGGCGGCCAGCACGTCGGCCGCGAGCTCCTCCATCGTCTCCCAGCCGGTGTCATGCAGCAGCCGCGCCACGCGAGCGGCCGCGGTGAGCGGCACATCCAAGACCAACTCCGCACCGCCGGGACAACCGGCCAGCAGTGTCAGGACCGCCCTGGTCGAGGGGCACCGGCCTGCGGCGGGGATCTCAGCACCGACCGTGGCACGGCGCGGGGTAGGCATGCCACGGGGATGCACCCGACACTGGTCACCGAGATGGATGGCGAAAACGGGTGCCTCCGGATCGAATCCGTCCACGCGTCGCACGAATTCTGCGACCTGCGACGGCGTAGCCGGGCCGAACCGGTCGGAATCGGCTGTGGGCAGCGCGATTCCGATGCCGGTGTCGGTGACCCGAACGAACCGCACGTCCCGATAGGGGTTGTGCGCGGCGAAAGTGTCCAGGGCCCTGCCGAACACGATCACCTGGCGCGTACCCGTCGACACGGCGTCGGCCAGCCGGTCCTCCGCGTACCGCTGCCGTGCGGCCGCCAGCAGGCGAGGGCCCCGATCGCGGGAGGCGCGCGGGGCCGCATCACCCGCGACGGCCGCCGCGCTCATGCGCCGGGCTCGTCGCGGCGCGGTTCGGGGCCGTGGGGCCCGCGTGCGTCGGGACCATTGTGGTGCTCGGGTCCCGGGGGATGCTGCGGCCCGCCGAAGGGCCAACCCGGAACCTGGGGCATCCCGGGCACTTTCGACCAATCGGGCATGCCAGGCATGGACGGCATTTCGGGCATGGATGGCATGGGCGGGACGCCCGGCATCGGCGGCAGGGGCGGAACGGGCGGGATCGGCGGCGTGGAGTGCATCGGGGGAATCTGGATGCCGGCGGCGGGTCCGCCGAAGCGCTGAAACGCGGCTTGACGTGAGGTGCCGAAGATTTCGCCGATCTCGGCCCAGGTTCGGCCCTCGTCGCGGGCCTGCCGCACCAGCGAGCGCAGCACATCGTCGACGACGCCGTCGAGGCTGCGCGCCGCGCGCAGCGCCGCCATCACCGACGGCGGAGGCACTTCCGGCGCTGGTCGCAGCACCTCGGCGACGAAATCGGCATTGGCGGACAACAGTTTTGCCAGGATCGCGCGCTCGTCGGCGGGATCGCGGGGCTGGGAATCACTCATATGTAAATGCTGCCTTTACGCGAAAGCCGCTGTCAAGAAACGATTTACACACCCTGGATACTGAGCATTAGCTGAAAGAGAGGCGCATTGTTTGCCGCCCCTATAACGTGTTCGTCAGCGATCTGGAGGTGCTGGGTGAGGACACCGACGACATGACCGATCCAGAGAGACGCGCAGCCGAGCACGAGCTGTTCGAACTGGTCCGCAAGCCCGGATTCGAGGGGCCCGGCTGGAATCTGCTGGCGGACAGTCTGGTTCGCCACGCGTTGGCGGTGCTCGGGCCATGGGTGCGCAGCGGGTGGATTTTCGCGGTGGCCGAACGCAACCGGATGCCCCTGCGGCCGACCGAGCAGGAACGGTTGCTGGTGGAGACCCGCTTCGCGGAGGACTTCGTGCAGGACACCATCACCCGGGCGCTGGAACGCT from Nocardia tengchongensis includes:
- a CDS encoding GMC oxidoreductase gives rise to the protein MTQRDTDFDVLIVGSGFGGSVSALRLTEKGYTVGVLEAGQRFTDDQLPDTSWDLRKFLWAPKLGCFGIQRIHPLRDVLILAGAGVGGGSLNYANTLYVPPAPFFADPQWREITDWHDELMPYYEQARKMLGVVTNPHMTPADEVFKQVAEDMGVGDTFVQTPVGVFFGEAGKTVPDPYFGGAGPERTGCIECGECMTGCRHNAKNTLVKNYLYLAEKGGAQVFPMTTVTTVRPLPDGTWDVETERTGAWFRKQPKTYTAKHVVLAAGTRGTQQLLFAMRDKGVLPQLSSRLGLLTRTNSESILGAATRKVNPDVDYTRGVAITSSIHPTPDTHIEPVRYGKGSNSMGLLQTLMVDGGGSIPRWLRFLGIVLRHPLMLLQFMSVKNWSERTIISLVMQHLDNSITTYTKRGLFGRKLTSKQGHGEPNPTWIPAGNEVTRKVADTIGGVAGGTWGEVFNIPLTAHFLGGAAIGADAEHGVIDAYHRVYGYPTMSVVDGAAVSANLGVNPSLTITAQAERAAAMWPNKGQADTRPDQSAGYTRIAPVAPVQPMVPASAPAALVLPIVEIRGGKSESTPA
- a CDS encoding MerR family transcriptional regulator; this translates as MDRYSRLQLAELSGVAARTIRYYHSVGVLPKPGRAGKEAVYGRDHLERLRAITTMQARGLRLDAIREVFEAEVPGDGDWREVFDPRYGGDTGTGALLDDDALTELLGDRRPEILDDLQAAGYLEGVGAGWRVPEPAMLSGALVLYDVGFDIALSGVLRKLIRTHIATLADEMVRAVRGASSAQYDGEGVEVDLDRFRDRFRAAAREVGGATLVEEIERVVREH
- a CDS encoding family 1 glycosylhydrolase, whose translation is MRRRLHRLVLAGLAAAATLLPVASAAHATPALPSPQGTHGGLGPDFLWGVAASGFQSEGHAPDSNWTHYIDANPDWDRYRNSIDFRSRYQSDIALAASLGSKVFRIGIEWARLQPEPGVWDEAGFAFYDSVIDDIVANGMEPMLTLDHWVYPGWAADRGGWRDEHMVADWLANARKVVDRYTSRNPVWVTVNEPVAYIMHEVRQNDTDADQMLDRVAQVHNEIYDYIHQVQPKALVTSNVGYVAGAEAQVNGPLMERIGDKLDFIGVDYYFGYEPPKSHAVNLPDGSVAPPAGMWDLPIRPEGIYYALQHYSRMFPGKPLWVVENGMPTDNGAPRADGYTRSDHLRDTVYWLQRAKADGMNLIGYNYWSLTDNYEWGSFAPRFGLYTVDVQTDPSLTRKPTDAVGTYRQIITAGGVPAGYEPVRFPSDCHLVDPPASCESPVTVPTAVPAP
- a CDS encoding family 1 glycosylhydrolase, giving the protein MRAHTRRHAAALAVAVTALLASTAPATARPAPQLLPALGADFHWGVAASGFQSEGHAPDSNWRRYAATHPDYDPYGDSVDFYDRYSSDIALAKGLGVDTYRISVEWARVQPQPGVWDEAGFAFYDKVIAAVRSAGMRPMITLDHWVYPGWEADRGGWGNPDMVEDWLANMRAVVDRYAGADPVWVTINEPFAYIMNEVRNGGLPATEALTMQARLAQAHNSIYDHIHARQPAAMVTSNLAYVPAADPLVDGGMLDAIAAKLDFVGIDYYYGLSPDTAAQYSAFAASQLWKLPLQADGLYYALRHFARLFPGKPLYIVENGMPTENGAPRADGYTRADDLRDTIYWLQRAKADGIGVIGYNYWSLTDNYEWGSYTPRFGLYTVDVQTDPSLTRKPTDAVDAYRAITHDAGVPGGYLPTRPPASCSLVDALDSCADPVTLPG